One segment of Trypanosoma brucei brucei TREU927 chromosome 8, complete sequence DNA contains the following:
- a CDS encoding trypanothione synthetase, putative, whose translation MVVREVVKRVPKQVVPLHGVCGYAPGCIPAYSNGTDTTFTYQGHYADNFFMGYKWQCVEFARRWLLLRKGLALPQYDFAAHLIHMREVCDAETGEVVPCKFVSQGSPEPPVADALIVYPGTRENIFGHVGVITHVTDALVGVADQNRFFHDWDGRPYAAEFPLECVDGQYFIRDPLVECRGWVTFPERPNRVEGVPLVVSPHVRGPPKVHICKRINYVAGQLWSWCFNRECITFART comes from the coding sequence ATGGTTGTGCGGGAGGTGGTTAAGCGAGTCCCAAAGCAGGTTGTTCCACTGCATGGTGTGTGTGGTTATGCCCCGGGTTGTATACCCGCCTACAGCAATGGTACAGATACAACTTTTACTTACCAAGGTCACTACGCCGACAATTTCTTTATGGGATACAAGTGGCAGTGTGTAGAATTTGCCCGACGTTGGTTACTGTTACGCAAGGGCCTAGCCCTCCCGCAGTATGATTTCGCTGCACATCTCATTCACATGCGCGAGGTGTGTGATGCAGAGACGGGGGAAGTTGTTCCCTGTAAATTCGTATCGCAGGGTTCACCGGAACCACCAGTGGCGGATGCCCTAATCGTGTATCCGGGCAcaagggaaaatattttcgGCCATGTAGGTGTTATCACACACGTGACTGATGCACTTGTCGGCGTGGCCGATCAGAATCGATTCTTCCATGATTGGGATGGGCGGCCTTACGCAGCGGAGTTCCCGCTAGAGTGCGTGGATGGACAATATTTCATCAGAGATCCTCTCGTGGAGTGCCGCGGGTGGGTCACATTTCCCGAACGGCCAAACCGCGTCGAGGGAGTGCCGCTCGTTGTGTCGCCGCATGTGCGTGGTCCTCCAAAGGTTCATATCTGCAAGCGAATCAATTATGTAGCGGGACAGTTGTGGTCGTGGTGTTTCAACAGAGAATGCATCACGTTTGCTCGAACCTAA
- a CDS encoding 3-oxo-5-alpha-steroid 4-dehydrogenase-like, putative yields the protein MMISQSHSPFTEAGGFAAAVTLLFTAMGMVILSSHLMPLTGTRVLELSSKIHLTMAAGTFLLLRFALIAPFGKHSGLSTVRIRVPALLSWSLQECPTLLSIIYYIVVEYPCYVHQCNPLQWLHMILDRPSMEVTTTVASAAPTLRLGLLFFAVHYFNRSVLYPLRVANHGTSVPLHITLSAMLYCALNGRLQLLANIDSVDASQRLVVDSTWQTILTILGAVIFFAGMLVNVTSDCYLIRLKKRPPLGAYKIPYGGLFVFVSCANFFGEIVEWFGYVAVVYGTNGTVAGLAALSFAAYVVANLLPRAYAHHQWYIQHFGAEYTALQRRAVIPFVY from the coding sequence ATGATGATTTCCCAAAGTCATTCGCCGTTCACGGAAGCGGGCGGTTTCGCTGCCGCAGTAACCCTTCTTTTTACGGCGATGGGAATGGTGATACTTTCCAGTCACCTGATGCCACTAACTGGCACACGAGTATTGGAACTGAGTAGTAAAATTCACTTGACGATGGCCGCTGGCACGTTTCTTCTGCTCCGCTTTGCTCTCATTGCTCCTTTTGGTAAGCATTCGGGGCTAAGTACAGTGCGAATCCGAGTGCCTGCATTGTTGTCATGGTCCCTGCAGGAGTGCCCCACCCTTCTGAGCATCATTTACTACATCGTGGTGGAATATCCATGTTATGTGCATCAGTGTAACCCTCTGCAGTGGTTACACATGATTCTAGATCGTCCCTCTATGGAGGTTACGACAACGGTTGCCTCGGCGGCTCCTACACTTCGCTTAGGCCTATTGTTTTTCGCTGTTCACTACTTCAACCGCAGCGTATTGTATCCACTGCGGGTTGCAAACCATGGGACATCCGTGCCGTTGCACATAACGCTGAGTGCTATGCTGTACTGTGCTCTAAATGGCCGGCTGCAGTTGCTGGCCAACATCGATAGCGTTGACGCGTCTCAAAGACTTGTTGTTGACTCCACATGGCAAACGATACTTACTATTCTCGGTGCtgtcattttctttgctggAATGCTTGTAAACGTTACAAGCGATTGTTATCTTATCCGACTAAAGAAGCGGCCTCCGCTAGGCGCATACAAAATCCCATACGGTGGTCTTTTCGTGTTTGTCAGCTGCGCCAACTTCTTCGGGGAGATTGTGGAGTGGTTTGGCTACGTCGCAGTTGTGTACGGAACAAATGGAACTGTTGCAGGACTCGCAGCCTTAAGTTTCGCCGCGTATGTCGTTGCTAATCTCCTCCCCCGTGCTTACGCTCATCATCAGTGGTACATTCAGCACTTTGGTGCTGAGTACACAGCGCTTCAACGCCGTGCGGTGATACCATTCGTGTACTGA
- a CDS encoding ribosomal RNA methyltransferase, putative, producing MHFPSIVFRRHGGRQWMQQQSRDPFVLEARRRGYVARSAFKLLEMDDKFTLFSRGNTRVVVDIGCSPGSWLQVIRERCGDKCAVFGVDVLRVASTVTGAVCIQGDFTNPAVREELLARMVTVRAAGVVDVVTSDMCLNRGTGSTSDRQKQEELNRSALAFALEQLVPGGNFVCKVLGSPTAYEELRRDTCRWFVRTDICKPSSSRLTSDEAFMVCRGKREIPRDRSGGCDGTYGGRFGLDDWPGQLRGSPRRRKP from the coding sequence ATGCACTTTCCCAGTATCGTGTTTAGACGGCACGGAGGTCGCCAGTGGATGCAGCAGCAGAGCCGTGACCCGTTCGTCTTGGAGGCGCGTCGGCGCGGATACGTTGCGCGCAGCGCCTTTAAACTATTGGAAATGGACGATAAGTTCACACTCTTTTCCAGAGGCAACACACGTGTTGTGGTGGACATTGGTTGCAGTCCTGGAAGTTGGCTGCAGGTCATACGCGAGCGGTGCGGGGACAAGTGTGCCGTTTTTGGTGTTGATGTGTTGCGTGTGGCCTCCACAGTCACTGGAGCAGTGTGCATCCAAGGTGACTTTACAAACCCAGCGGTACGCGAGGAGCTTCTCGCCCGCATGGTGACCGTTCGTGCGGCGGGGGTGGTGGACGTCGTAACATCGGACATGTGCCTTAACCGAGGTACAGGCAGTACGTCCGACAGGCAGAAGCAAGAGGAACTTAACCGGTCGGCACTAGCCTTTGCCTTGGAGCAGTTGGTACCAGGCGGGAATTTTGTGTGTAAGGTGCTTGGGTCTCCCACAGCCTACGAGGAGCTGCGAAGGGATACGTGTCGGTGGTTTGTGCGGACGGATATCTGCAAACCTTCTTCGAGTCGACTCACAAGTGACGAAGCATTCATGGTATGCCGGGGGAAACGTGAGATACCTCGTGATCGAAGTGGCGGATGTGATGGGACCTACGGCGGCCGATTTGGGTTGGACGATTGGCCAGGCCAACTGCGGGGCTCACCACGGCGACGCAAGCCGTAG
- a CDS encoding acetyl-CoA synthetase, putative has product MRDTGRCSGHNDDVVDPVTSNGAMSHVGPDLAHRQALYEESVRDPVAFWEQAAADFHWERTWPKDKSPLEYNFHKSNGSIFVKWFDGAESNMCYNALDRHLPKHKDRVCYHWEGNDEGESRDVTYGEMFEEVVRIAAVLKHRYNVKKGDVVTIYLPMIPFAAQVMLAVARLGAVTSVVFAGFSSQAVASRLTDARSKLIITADSFWRGTKTLLLKELSDAALAICEAEGHNVQCLVYDRSKRENVPMTEGRDAWYSDVVETLTASELADCPIVWIGAEDPLFLLYTSGSTGKPKAILHTLGGYMVYAGVTFKYSFDYHESDVSFCTADIGWITGHSYALYGPMLNAATSVLFEGMPTHPTPSRWWDLVDKYRVTIFYTAPTAIRALMQCGDEHLQSTTRGTLRILGSVGEPINAEAWQWFYEVVGKRRADVIDTWWQTETGGHLITPLPGCTPMKAGSATLPFFGIVPALLHPTTNAVVEGEGEGLLAMQTPWPGIARTIFGDHNRYEQAYFAVDGFYLTGDGARRDKDGYYWITGRVDDVLNVSGHRIGTSEVEEAVNSHPDVAESAAVGIPHDVKGECIYVFVTFNNNVTVDATLLKRVRETVRRVIGPFAAPDYVQAAQCGLPKTRSGKIMRRILRKIASGLHEELGDTSTLLDPSVVQNLIEGRKQTVG; this is encoded by the coding sequence ATGCGTGACACAGGTCGCTGCAGCGGCCATAATGATGACGTAGTAGACCCCGTAACAAGCAACGGTGCTATGTCGCATGTCGGCCCTGATCTTGCACACCGTCAGGCACTTTACGAGGAGTCGGTTCGTGACCCCGTGGCCTTCTGGGAACAGGCCGCCGCTGACTTCCATTGGGAAAGAACTTGGCCCAAGGACAAATCGCCCCTGGAGTACAATTTCCACAAAAGCAATGGCAGCATTTTCGTCAAATGGTTCGACGGGGCAGAGTCGAACATGTGCTACAACGCTCTCGACCGGCATCTACCGAAACATAAGGACCGCGTGTGCTACCACTGGGAAGGTAATGATGAGGGAGAGAGTCGCGATGTGACGTACGGTGAGATGTTCGAGGAAGTCGTGCGTATcgccgcagtgctgaagCACCGCTACAATGTCAAGAAGGGCGACGTGGTCACCATATATCTACCGATGATACCCTTCGCCGCGCAGGTGATGCTCGCAGTGGCACGCCTCGGCGCCGTCACCTCAGTCGTGTTCGCTGGCTTTTCGTCGCAGGCTGTTGCGAGCCGCCTGACAGACGCGAGGAGTAAACTCATCATCACTGCGGACAGCTTCTGGCGTGGCACCAAAACACTCCTACTGAAAGAGCTCAGTGACGCCGCGCTCGCCATTTGTGAGGCAGAGGGCCACAACGTCCAGTGCCTCGTGTACGATCGGTCCAAACGGGAAAATGTTCCCATGACAGAGGGCCGCGATGCGTGGTACAGCGACGTTGTAGAGACCCTCACGGCAAGTGAGCTCGCGGATTGCCCCATTGTATGGATTGGGGCGGAGGATCCGCTTTTCCTCTTGTACACCTCTGGCAGCACTGGTAAACCCAAGGCAATCTTGCATACGCTGGGAGGTTACATGGTGTACGCCGGAGTCACCTTTAAGTACAGCTTTGACTACCACGAAAGTGATGTGTCGTTTTGTACAGCAGATATCGGGTGGATCACTGGCCACTCGTACGCACTGTATGGTCCGATGCTGAATGCCGCCACATCGGTACTGTTTGAGGGCATGCCAACGCACCCAACTCCGTCCCGCTGGTGGGATTTGGTAGACAAGTACCGCGTTACGATCTTCTACACGGCTCCAACGGCTATACGGGCACTCATGCAGTGCGGTGATGAACATCTGCAGTCCACAACGCGGGGGACGCTGCGCATTCTTGGTAGCGTAGGGGAACCCATCAACGCAGAGGCGTGGCAGTGGTTTTATGAGGTGGTTGGTAAGCGCAGGGCGGACGTAATTGACACGTGGTGGCAAACGGAGACGGGTGGCCACCTCATTACCCCACTTCCTGGATGCACACCAATGAAGGCCGGAAGCGCcacccttcctttctttggaATTGTTCCGGCGTTGCTTCATCCGACGACGAATGCAGTTGTTGAGGGTGAAGGTGAGGGACTTCTTGCTATGCAGACCCCCTGGCCAGGTATCGCACGCACCATCTTTGGTGACCACAACCGCTACGAGCAGGCATATTTTGCTGTGGATGGCTTTTATCTGACGGGTGATGGGGCTCGTCGGGACAAGGATGGTTACTACTGGATTACGGGCCGCGTGGATGACGTACTAAACGTCAGTGGTCATCGTATAGGAACGAGCGAGGTGGAGGAAGCGGTGAACAGCCATCCCGATGTCGCAGAAAGCGCTGCTGTTGGCATCCCACATGACGTGAAGGGTGAGTGCATCTACGTGTTTGTTACGTTCAACAACAATGTGACTGTGGACGCTACGTTGCTGAAAAGGGTGAGAGAAACAGTTCGCCGAGTCATTGGTCCATTCGCTGCCCCTGATTACGTCCAGGCAGCGCAGTGTGGGTTACCCAAGACACGCTCGGGAAAGATTATGCGTCGCATCCTTCGTAAGATTGCGTCTGGGTTGCATGAAGAGTTGGGTGACACCTCAACGCTCTTGGATCCGAGTGTTGTGCAAAACCTCATAGAAGGGAGGAAGCAAACAGTGGGGTGA
- a CDS encoding 3-ketoacyl-CoA thiolase, putative produces the protein MLRRTSSTFSAKRVFVVGGHITTFVGKGSPLFIDKKHPDFGKKENKTLEELLAESINGALQNTGLHDGRAALVDKLVVGNFLGELFSSQGHLGPAAVGSLSGSNSSAFLNKPAVRVEGACASGGLAVQSAWEALLAGTSQIALAVGVEVQTTVSARVGGDYLARAAHYKRQRQLDDFTFPCLFARRMKAIQEAGHFTMEDAAYVAAKAYASGNRNPLAHMHARKVTLDFCTQASDKNPNFLGNEIYKPFLRTTDCSQVSDGGAAVILASEEGLQKLGLSPNDNRLVEIKSLASAAGNLYEDSPDLTRMTTSMVAARTALSMAGVKPEQLQVAEVHDCFTIAELLMYEALGIAEYGGAGALIRSGATALDGRIPVNTGGGLLSFGHPVGATGVKQVLEVYRQMKGQCGEYQMKNIPGIGATLNMGGDDKTAVSMVLTNI, from the coding sequence ATGCTCCGTCGTACGTCCTCCACATTTTCAGCAAAGCGAGTATTTGTTGTGGGTGGGCATATTACAACGTTTGTGGGCAAAGGGTCACCACTTTTTATCGATAAAAAACACCCCGATTTTggcaagaaggaaaacaaaacactggAGGAACTTCTGGCAGAGAGCATAAATGGAGCACTGCAAAACACGGGTCTGCACGACGGCCGTGCGGCGCTCGTTGACAAACTTGTCGTCGGAAACTTCCTTGGCGAGTTGTTCTCTTCTCAAGGGCACCTTGGTCCGGCAGCGGTTGGCAGTCTCTCCGGCAGCAACAGTTCTGCCTTCCTAAACAAACCAGCTGTGCGCGTCGAGGGTGCGTGTGCAAGTGGTGGCCTCGCTGTGCAGTCCGCATGGGAGGCACTACTCGCCGGTACTTCACAAATCGCCCTTGCTGTGGGTGTTGAGGTTCAGACAACCGTCTCTGCACGTGTGGGTGGTGATTATCTCGCACGTGCAGCACACTACAAGCGCCAGCGACAGCTTGATGACTTCACGTTCCCCTGCCTCTTCGCAAGACGTATGAAGGCAATCCAGGAGGCGGGTCATTTTACGATGGAAGACGCAGCGTATGTGGCAGCGAAGGCTTACGCGAGTGGTAATCGGAACCCTCTGGCCCACATGCACGCGCGGAAGGTAACGTTAGACTTCTGCACACAAGCCTCCGACAAGAACCCTAACTTCCTTGGGAACGAAATATACAAGCCTTTCCTGCGGACCACGGACTGTTCACAGGTCAGTGATGGCGGAGCTGCGGTTATCCTCGCCAGTGAAGAAGGGTTGCAGAAGTTAGGCCTTTCACCCAACGACAACCGCCTCGTTGAAATCAAATCTCTCGCCAGCGCAGCCGGTAACCTCTATGAGGACTCACCAGATCTTACACGAATGACTACTTCCATGGTTGCGGCGCGAACTGCCCTTTCGATGGCTGGCGTGAAGCCCGAGCAACTTCAGGTTGCAGAGGTGCATGACTGCTTTACCATCGCTGAGCTGCTAATGTATGAGGCCCTCGGTATTGCAGAGTACGGGGGTGCGGGGGCCCTCATCCGCAGTGGGGCAACGGCACTTGATGGTCGCATTCCAGTCAACACCGGGGGCGGTTTGTTGTCGTTCGGCCATCCGGTAGGAGCCACTGGCGTGAAGCAGGTGCTGGAGGTGTACCGGCAGATGAAGGGCCAATGTGGGGAATACCAAATGAAGAACATCCCCGGGATTGGCGCCACGCTTAACATGGGTGGTGATGACAAGACTGCAGTGTCTATGGTGCTAACGAATATCTAA